Proteins encoded within one genomic window of Flavobacterium gilvum:
- a CDS encoding glycoside hydrolase family 88/105 protein translates to MKKVVLFFAICFLFTSSIGAQQPFDKKLVLKQMMLANDYFMQKWPDVGKTIITNKERPSNIWTRGVYYEGLMALHEIFPKEAYYDYAYAWSEFHKWGFNGGNTTRNADNYCAAQTYIDLYNLEPDSKKLKNTRANINMLLNSPQLDDWSWIDAIQMGMPVFAKMGVLEKDNRYFEKMYQMYMYSRNKHGDNGLFNPKDGLWWRDADFDPPYKEPNGQDCYWSRGNGWVIAALAKVLTIIPQNAPHREQYVNDLKAMAAALAPIQRADGFWNVSLHDPTNFGEKEASGTALFIYGMAYGVNNGILKKETYLPVIQKAWNALTKESLHDNGFLGYLQSTGKEPKDGQPLSYDKIPDFEDYGLGCFLLAGSEIYKIK, encoded by the coding sequence ATGAAAAAAGTAGTATTGTTTTTCGCCATCTGTTTTTTATTCACAAGTTCGATAGGCGCACAACAGCCATTTGATAAAAAACTAGTATTAAAACAAATGATGCTTGCCAATGATTATTTTATGCAAAAATGGCCAGATGTGGGCAAAACCATCATTACAAACAAAGAACGCCCAAGTAATATATGGACTCGCGGCGTATATTATGAAGGACTTATGGCTTTGCATGAAATCTTCCCAAAAGAAGCATATTATGACTATGCCTATGCTTGGTCTGAATTTCATAAATGGGGATTCAATGGAGGAAATACCACCCGCAACGCCGATAATTATTGCGCTGCACAAACCTATATTGATTTATATAATTTAGAACCCGATTCTAAAAAATTAAAGAATACAAGAGCGAATATTAATATGCTTTTGAATTCCCCTCAACTTGATGATTGGTCATGGATTGACGCTATCCAAATGGGAATGCCTGTTTTTGCAAAGATGGGAGTGCTTGAAAAAGACAATCGCTATTTTGAAAAAATGTACCAAATGTATATGTATTCCCGAAACAAACATGGTGATAATGGTCTTTTTAACCCAAAAGACGGATTGTGGTGGCGTGATGCCGACTTTGATCCGCCATACAAAGAACCAAATGGGCAAGATTGTTATTGGAGCCGAGGAAATGGTTGGGTAATTGCGGCTTTGGCCAAAGTTTTGACCATTATTCCACAAAATGCACCACACAGAGAGCAATATGTAAACGATCTTAAAGCCATGGCGGCAGCATTGGCACCTATCCAGAGAGCCGATGGTTTTTGGAATGTGAGTTTGCACGATCCAACAAATTTTGGAGAAAAAGAAGCTTCGGGAACAGCTTTGTTTATTTACGGAATGGCGTATGGCGTGAACAACGGAATTTTGAAAAAAGAAACCTATTTGCCAGTAATCCAAAAAGCCTGGAATGCCCTTACCAAAGAAAGTTTACACGACAATGGTTTCTTGGGTTATCTTCAATCAACTGGAAAAGAGCCAAAAGACGGACAACCTCTATCTTATGATAAAATACCTGATTTTGAAGACTATGGATTGGGTTGTTTTTTATTAGCTGGTTCCGAAATTTATAAAATAAAATAA